The segment GCCGTTCGTTGGCGACATGGCACAGGGGTATTATTTACTTTACTTGCCATCTTTGGCATCCTATCCCTGTTTAATTTACCCCTAGAATTACAACCCGGTGGCGATCGCCCAGAAATTACCATTACCACCCCTTATCTCGGTGCTAGTCCGACGGAAGTCGAAGATCTAGTCACCCGTCCTATCGAAGAACGCTTAGAAGAAGTTCCAGGCATACAGGAAATTACCAGTACCAGTAGTGCCGGAACCAGTAGTATTAATGTTGAGTTTACCTGGAATACGGACATTAATCGTGGTTTACTCGATGTTCTCAATAAATTACAACAAGTCGAAGCCCTACCCCCAGAAGCAGACGAGTCCAATGTAGAAGTGGTCAGCGCCGGGAGTAGTCCCATGATGTGGGTTATTTTAATCCCCAAAGAAGGCTTTACCCCCGATGAGTCCCGTTATCGGGACTTAGTAGATGACGTGATTGTCCCTCGGTTACGTCAAGTGCAAGGAGTGGGACAGTTCCTCATTTCTGGAGGAACAGACAGGGAAGTCGAGGTCATTGTTGACCCAAAAGCCTTAGCCGATCGCAACCTTACCATAGGAGATGTGGTAAATACCCTGCGTAGCAATAATCGGGATATTCGCGGCGGCCCCTTAATCTTGGGAAGACGGGAATATCGTGTCAGAACCGTGAGTCGTATTAATGATGTAAAGCAGTTAGAAGGGTTTGTCCTGCGTCGAGACGAGTCAGGAACAGTGTATTTAGGAGATGTAGCCGAAGCGCGGATGGGAAGAGCGATCCAGGATCGGGCTTTAGTGCGTAATAATGAGCCAGCCGTCGGTATTGGGATTATGCGACAAGTAGGAGGCAATGTTCCCGAAATTTCGGCAGGTATTCGAGAAGCCTTAGCGGATTTAGAAACGAGATTTGATCGCCAAGGAGAAGGGATCACCTTTGATATTACCTACGATGAAAATGACTACATCAATGATTCCATTGCCTTTGTTCAAGGGAATTTGATTGTTGGTGCGATCCTAGCAGCCCTCATTTTACTCTTGTTTTTGGGATCATTAAGAACCGTTGGTGTCATTGCGATCACAATTCCGACGACCTTGATAACCGTGTTTATCGTCTTCTATCTCTTCGGTCGTACCCTGAATGTGATTAGTTTAGCCGGGTTAGCTTTTGCCGTGGGGATGGTTGTTGATAATGCCATTGTTGTCCTCGAAAACATTTTTACCCAGATGCAAGAGGGTAAAACCCCGATGAAAGCGGCCATTGATGGGACTCAGGAAGTTGGGGGGGCTATGTTAGCCTCTACCTTAACCACGGTAGCGGTTTTTGCGCCGATTATCCTGGTAACAGGAGAAGCAGGACAAGTATTCTTTGATATTGGCATCGCCTTATCTGTCTCGGTTTTATTTTCTCTGTTTGCTGCTTTAACCCTGGTTCCCATGTTAGCCGGACTGTTTCTGAGCCGCACAGAAGCAGAGCAAATGCTCGCAGAAGTTAATAATCAAGGAAATAACTGGTTAGAGAAAAAAGTTGTCCAAACTTCGAGGATATTTCGCACGCAACAAGGAAAATTAGAAAATTTTCTGCTCAAAACCGTCCGATGGTCCCTAGGAAAAGGGCGAGTGAAACGCCGTTTACTCATCCTGGCGATTCCCGTTGGTTTAATTTTCATCAGTATTCAATTGTTACCTCCGCCCGACTATTTACCTCAAGGCAACCGTAACCAAATTTTATGGTTAGCTGAACCCTTCCCAGGAACCAGTATTCCTGAAGCCATTGACCTCTCAGAAGCACCAAGACAGTTTGTCCGTGAACAACCAGAAGTCATGCAAACCTTATACGTTCATCGACCCGGAAGACGGTTAATTGCCGTATTTATTCATCCTGACCAAGCAACCAGTAATATCTTAAACAGTCTGGTGGAACGATTTCGTGGTAAAAGTAATGAGTTTCCTGGGTATCGCTTTATGGTTCCCATCCGTGCCTCAATTTTTAATGATCCTGGAAAAGAATTTGAAGTACAAATTATTGGGGAAAATTTAGAGCAATTAAACCAACTACAACAACAAATTTCTGAGAAGATTAAACAATTACCCGGTATACAAAACGTTCGGTCAGATTTTGTTACTGGTGCACCAGAATTACAGGTCACTCCTAACCGTGTCCGTTTAGCTGAGGCCGGGTTATCGGAGTCAGAGATTGGGTCTTTGGTACAAACGGCTTTAGGGGGGTTACGCGCCTCGGAATTTGTGGATGGGAAACGGGAATTAAACGTCAGTGTTGAACTCAAAGATACCTTTGTCCAAACCCCTGAACAACTGCGACAACTGGCTATTTATAACGGCCAAGGTCAACGGGTACAATTATCGGATGTGGCCGAGGTAATAGAAACCACCGGGCCAGATGCCATTAATCATGTAGACTTAGAACGATCCATTACATTGACCGTCAGTGTCGCTACAGAAGCCCCCTTAGGCGCATTAGTTGAGCAAACCGAACAGCAAATATTAGAACCCCTGCGTAATAATATTCCTCCTGGTGTTCGCTTAGAATTAGGAGGATCGGCGGATGTTTTAACAGAAACCCTATTACAGTTAGGGGCAACTTTTGTCCTCTCTTTGGTCATTACCTATTTGTTACTCGTGGCGTTGTATCGTTCCTTGATCTATCCCCTGTTAATTATGGCAACGGTTCCCATGGGGATGACAGGTGCATTGTTAAGTTTAGTCCTTGCTAATACCATTCCTGGGGTGGTTGTGTCTTTGGATATGATTACTGGGTTAGGATTTGTCATTTTAACGGGAGTTGTGGTGAATAATGCGATTTTGTTGGTGGATCGCGCCTTACAATTGCAAGAGCAAGGGATGGATTATGATGCGTCTTTGTATTATGCTGTTAGCGATCGCCTACGTCCCATTTTTATGTCAGCCGGAACCAGTGTTTTAGGGATGTTACCCCTGGCGATTATTCCCGGAAAAGGGGCAGAACTCTATCAAGGGTTAGGAATTGTTTTAACGGGTGGGTTGCTATTATCTACGTTTTTAACCCCCACTGTTATCCCGGCTTTAATGGGATTATTGCAAGATTTTCAACCCAAGAAAACTCCCTCAAAACAACCCATTCAACCCGAAGAATCTGATCAAAAGGCGTTGCTTAATAAATGACCATTTCTGGTGGTTTGATGAATCCTATGTTTCAAACAACGCGCCGTCGGTTAGCCATTTGGTATACGGCTGTCACAGCCATTTTATTATTATTATTTGCCAGTGGGGTTTTTTTCTACGTTAAACATACCTTAGTTGACCGTATTGATGATACCCTAAAGCACGTCGTAGAAGTGGTTAACCGTTCCCTAATTATTGAATCCGTTTCTCTTGCTGAAGGACGTTATCGAGTCAATGTTGAAAGCAGTTTTCGCAACAATGCAGAGGCGGTTGAAGATGATCACATTGATCTCGAATGGTTTGACCCCCAAGGACAACTATTATGGTCAACCTTTGTTGATCCCCCCGCTATTCCTTTAAAAGCCAATAAACCCGCCGAAACTGTTCATTTAGGAGGCGATCGCACCCTCAGACAAGTGACCCAACGACTGAACCGCGATCGCTATGTTTTAGGCTATTTACGGGTCAGTCATCCCTGGTTTGAAGTCACCAAACCCATTCAACAATTAAGCCTTGATTTAGCCCTAGGAAGTCTTGTCACCATTATGGCAGTGGGGGGCGATCGGTTGGCTACTCTCAGGACTAGCTATTAAACCTATCCGCGACTCCTACCAAAGTCTCAAACAATTTACGGCCGATGCGTCCCACGAATTACGCAACCCCATCGCTATTATCCAGACCAATGTTCAGATGGCCTTAGCCTATCCTGAAGCTGACCCCCAACTGCAACAGCGACAACTGCGGGTCGTGGAACGCTTAACCCAAAGATTGGGCAATTTAGTCAATGATCTGCTATTTTTAGCGCGATCAGACAGTGGAATGTTACAAACATCCCTACAATCAGTTCCTTTGGATGCGTTATTAATTGAAGTCATCGAAGAACAAAGAACCACGGCTGAACAAAAGGGAATTTTTCTCTCCTTACACATTCAAGAACCTGACGGAAAATTGACCGAAATGTCCGAAGAAATGTTTACCCTACTCGGAGACTGGGATCAATTAGCCAGGTTATTTACAAATTTAATTAGTAATGCCTTAGAACATAGTTTTCAACAGCAGAAAAGTGATATTGATGACAAACAAGCATCGGTAGAAGTGGAATTAAAACACCTCAAACGCGATCGCCTTTCTCAATTACAAATTACCGTTAAAGATACGGGTCAAGGCATTCCTAAAGCTGCGTTACCCCATCTATTTGATCGCTTTTATCGGGTTGATCCTTCTCGTAGTCATCAAACTTCAGATGGTTCTGGGTTAGGGTTAGCAATTGTCCAAGCGATCGTCAAAAATCATCACGGACAAATTACTGTTGAGAGTATGTTAGAAAAAGGAACCACTTTTATAGTCACTCTACCGATTAAAAGCAATTAAGTAGGTCGGCA is part of the Rippkaea orientalis PCC 8801 genome and harbors:
- a CDS encoding efflux RND transporter permease subunit — translated: MSLIKTAVRWRHGTGVLFTLLAIFGILSLFNLPLELQPGGDRPEITITTPYLGASPTEVEDLVTRPIEERLEEVPGIQEITSTSSAGTSSINVEFTWNTDINRGLLDVLNKLQQVEALPPEADESNVEVVSAGSSPMMWVILIPKEGFTPDESRYRDLVDDVIVPRLRQVQGVGQFLISGGTDREVEVIVDPKALADRNLTIGDVVNTLRSNNRDIRGGPLILGRREYRVRTVSRINDVKQLEGFVLRRDESGTVYLGDVAEARMGRAIQDRALVRNNEPAVGIGIMRQVGGNVPEISAGIREALADLETRFDRQGEGITFDITYDENDYINDSIAFVQGNLIVGAILAALILLLFLGSLRTVGVIAITIPTTLITVFIVFYLFGRTLNVISLAGLAFAVGMVVDNAIVVLENIFTQMQEGKTPMKAAIDGTQEVGGAMLASTLTTVAVFAPIILVTGEAGQVFFDIGIALSVSVLFSLFAALTLVPMLAGLFLSRTEAEQMLAEVNNQGNNWLEKKVVQTSRIFRTQQGKLENFLLKTVRWSLGKGRVKRRLLILAIPVGLIFISIQLLPPPDYLPQGNRNQILWLAEPFPGTSIPEAIDLSEAPRQFVREQPEVMQTLYVHRPGRRLIAVFIHPDQATSNILNSLVERFRGKSNEFPGYRFMVPIRASIFNDPGKEFEVQIIGENLEQLNQLQQQISEKIKQLPGIQNVRSDFVTGAPELQVTPNRVRLAEAGLSESEIGSLVQTALGGLRASEFVDGKRELNVSVELKDTFVQTPEQLRQLAIYNGQGQRVQLSDVAEVIETTGPDAINHVDLERSITLTVSVATEAPLGALVEQTEQQILEPLRNNIPPGVRLELGGSADVLTETLLQLGATFVLSLVITYLLLVALYRSLIYPLLIMATVPMGMTGALLSLVLANTIPGVVVSLDMITGLGFVILTGVVVNNAILLVDRALQLQEQGMDYDASLYYAVSDRLRPIFMSAGTSVLGMLPLAIIPGKGAELYQGLGIVLTGGLLLSTFLTPTVIPALMGLLQDFQPKKTPSKQPIQPEESDQKALLNK